From Impatiens glandulifera chromosome 7, dImpGla2.1, whole genome shotgun sequence:
GGTGCATACTTCTCCGATTCCCTTGTTGGCCGATACCGGATGATCGCCTATGGCTGCATTTTCAGCTTCCtggtaaatatatatacacatatgcGTTCCCTTcgtttgattatttgaaattgtctGAATCTGAGTTAATTTGTATGTTTCGCAACTCATGATCTTGAGTTTTTCTCTCCATTACTGAAATGTCAGAGTAGTGTGCTGCTATGCTAATAGGTTTAGTGAATTCGAACGAATTGACTTACAAGATCttccaattttattattaacgaTATGATAGGGAACAGTAATTTTGTGGCTGACGACTATGATTCCACAAGCAAGGCCTACTCCATGTGTAGATTCATCCAACAACTCATGTATCTCCCCAACAATCTTTCAACTCATGTTTTTGTGTTCTTCGTTCTTGCTCATGTCCATTGGAGCTGGGGGTATCCGGTCGGCTTCAATGGCCTTCGGCGCAGATCAGCTCCAAGATGATGCACAGAACTTGAACAGAACAGGTGCCATGGAGACGTACATAAACTGGTACAATGCTACCTCCGCATTGTCAGTTGTGATTGCGATGACATTTATTGTGTATATTCAAGATAACTTGGGATGGAAAATTGGCTTTGGGGTTCCTTTCGTGCTCATGTTCTTATCAGCCCTTTCTTTTTTCTTGGCTTCCTCTTTGTATGTGAAATCAAAGCCGAATTCCAGCTTGATCACAGGGTTTATTCAAGTGATTGTAGCTTCTTTCAAGAAGAGAAATCTTCCTTTTCCATCAATTGAAAAGGATTTGTTGTATCACCACGATATGAATTCTATACTAGCCGTTCCTAGCGAGAAAATAAGGTACACATTTATGATTTGTCCATTCtcattattttcatatttgttcTAAGATTTCTCGCCCTTAGTTCTAAGAAAGCATCCATTCCTTAAAAAGATGTTGTGCCCTTAGTTCTAAGAAAGCATCCATTCCTTAAAAAGATGATCGATCTTGAGACCTCAACCTCTCAAGTTCAAACTCTTTACACTTGAGTTAGTTTGGTGGTTTGGGTGATAGACCATCATTAGTTTTCTTTCATATGTTTTAGAATCCAAATTTCAATTGTAAAAAGGCATTTAAGGAGAAATGATTCTCATTAATGATTGGTTCTTGGACGTAGGTTTTTGAACAAATCTTGTATGATCGAAGATCCAAATGAGGACCTTAGTCCAAACGGAAGTGCATCAAATCCATGGACCCTTTGCACTGTGGATCAAGTGGAAGCCTTGAAGAAACTAATCATGCTAATCCCTCTTTGGTCCACAGGGATCATCCTGTCTGTAAATTTCAGCCAACCATCATTCCCAGTCTTGCAGGCTGGTTCAATGGACAGACGCATCACACAAAATTTCCAAATACCAGCCGCATCCTTCTCCATATTCATGATCATTTCCATGGTTGCTTGGATATTGCTATACGACCGCGTACTCATTCCAGTAGCATCTTATATTCTAGGAAGGCCTGCACGGTTGACCCCCATTACTAGGATGGGACTAGGGATATTCATATCATTCTTATCCATGGTTGTGGCAGCTTACGTGGAGAGTGTGAGGCGATCTCTTGCAATACAAGAAGGGCTTGTGGATAATCCGAAAGGTATGGTTCCAATGTCCGCGTTTTGGCTATTGCCTCATAGCGTGTTGATGGGTGTGGGGGAGGCACTCAATATGTTGGCTCAGATGGAGCTGTATATGTGTGAGTTGCCTAGAGGTATGACTAGCATTGCGGCTAATCTTTCAACCATTTCCATGGGTTTAGGTGGAGTATTAGCTAGCCTTATAATGACTAGCATTGATGGGATTACCAAAGGAGGAGGAAATGAGAGTTGGATCTCTAGTAATATTAACAAAGGTCACTATGATTACTTTTATTGGGTTCTTGCTGGCCTTAGTTTGATTaatgttttctattttatgGTTTGTAGTAGGCATTATTATGCCTCTATAAGAATGAATTGAAAGTTTTACATAagacttgaaaaaaatttaaaagtttgaGAAAATTTCTATGTCGAATTCTGTGAGAGCTTGATTGGAGGCTTGAGATTGATTGTTTTTCCTTATGTTTGATCGGGATCGGGATGTTATTTATAGCCTTCATAAGTTAGTTGAAGCAACAAGTGAATCGAAGGTCGTTAATGACTTTTTTCAGCTTTGAATCAAATGGTTTAGTTGAGTATCGGCGATGTTTATATGTTCGTCGTGAGAAAGGAGAATATCCTCGGTCGCGCACGCGTGTCTGGGTGCTCTATTACCATCCAACATTTCGTCTGCGTATGAGCCTCGGGCATTAGCCAATCCTGTGTGATGCGAAAacgcttgtttttttattaaagtggGCTACGCGGTATGTCCTTACCCTTTGGATAAGGGTCCACGTGTTGAATCGAATGGGTCCATGTGTTGAATCGAATGGTTGCGTGAACTGTTAGACTTTATTCATGGTTTTGGTCACACTTGATAAATAACGTTTCTTAAGTCCCCTTTAAAAGGGGAATTTGAGCAATAAAGGGGGAATTTGTGCAAATGACCATAAAAATGACTTTAAATGCGTCGGTGGTCACCCCATAATTTTAATTGCGTTGGTGACccctttatatttttttgacgaaaatatccccgagaaaACGTTCTTTATatatactcaattttttttttcatttcgttatttttctttctctctcttttctccaCTCCGCATTCTCTCTCTCAAAGGCGACAAAACTCTAAACGAACACATCATACAGATCGACGACTAAAATCTGTTATAATATCATGTGTTCATCATATGGAtcgatttatgttttatttccattatgttcatcttcaaaccctaaatcatgagttgttcttattgttcatcttgttTATATTGGTTGTTAATCTCGTCGAttatgatatttgcagatgatgTTCTGAATCGGTTCCGTTTTAGGGAAGATTCGTGTGATCTCGCAAAGCGGCACGATGGTCACGCGAAACGGCACAATCGTCACGCGAAGCGATGAGAATTTCCTTATCAAAAAGTTTTCCCTGTTTACCCGTGTCTGTAATGTTAGGCGTTTTGTTTTACCTTCTAACTCGGTTTTTGTTGGAAGTTTCGTTGTTCAATGTTCTTTGCATCTTTTGATATTCTAAGATTATTTAGAAAGACAACTGTTTAAGGTGATTAATAATACATTTGTTTCTGTTGTATCTTTTTCACtgattttagttgatgattatCTAATTGTTGGATTATCTTAAATTTGGTTCTTTGTGACAATTGTTTTTTTGAGCAATTTATAAAgtctttttgttttaaataatcttaattacTGTAAATTATAGATTCTTAATTCAAaaatgagtttatttgaaattaatctcaaatcgAATGAGATTTACACCTATAGATTGAGACGTAAACAAAGTAGAGAAAAGATTGATAGAGTTGAAGATATTGTTCATAATATTCAGCGAATCAGcataaccctaaacctattcaaataaaatcccttaaatactaaataaatcCTAGCAAAAGTCTCAACCATGGTTAAGAACTTAATTGATAAGACAAAACCGACAAATAGGCCTGAATATGAGTAGatgaaatctatatatatataatgatgcttaatttttaaagtgtccggattgccgggtcgagagctgtggttaatttggatacttgggtcggattgtgggttgacccgtttttaaatttaaaacggttaaaaataaaattagaaatgctagaggtatgtttcgaacttgcaacctatcaaaacaagtataactctttaaccaactaggctacaaagactttatattataaatttaacaccaaatttgataaacgcgggacgttttaatattaatataagttcaactttttaactaactaatatatatatatataatgatgcttaatttttaaagtgtccggattgccgggtcgagagctgtggttaatttggatacttgggtcggattgtgggttaacccgtttttaaatttaaaacggttaaaaataaaattaaaaatgctagaggtatgtttcgaatttgcaacctatcaaaacaagtataactctttaaccaactaggctacaaagactttatattttaaattcaacaccaaatttgataaacgcggcacgttttaatattaatataagtttaactttttaactaactaatatataatgatgttgaataaatggatacttgggtcggattgtgggttgacccacccataaatttaaaacggttaaaaataaaattaaaaatgttatccgtaatttttttcacggttttttatattattactcgtgcaaatgcacgggctaaatgctagtattctttaatcaaacaaaaaaagaaaatcatttttcatTCAGCTGAAAAATAATAGGAATCGAATTTGGTATTTTACACCAATCTTAAATCATCATTAAGTATGATCAAAATACTAGCATGAAATTGAACCACCAACaatagaagaagaaaattagttaattcAAATTGTTTATCAAATCAGTAAAACTGAAAACTAGCCAATTGGCTTTAGCTGCAACAACCTCTCTAAGTACAACTCCGCCATAGCAAATAAATAGATCAGCACTATCAAGTTTTTGCGAAGCGCCACGATGGTCACGCGAAGTGGTACGATCATCACGCGAAGCGGCACAATCGTTACGCGAAGTGCACGATCGTGCCCTTCGCGAGACGAGTGTGCCCTTCGCGAGAAAGTACCGCCCAACTAGAGAAGGGCCCCCATCGCGAGAAGGGACGAGCTTTCGCGAGAATGATATCAAACAACGAATCAAATtatcatcatcgacaagatgaacaaaatgaacaaaatcatctgaattcatttaaataaataataaaaacaacaaaCAGATCGAGGAAGAAGAGTATCAGTTCTCACAATGCTCTTGCTCGTTGTGCTCATGGTGGTGTCCGTCGAAGATCGTCGCCGTGGTTGTCCGTCGTTTAGAGAAAatagcgggaagagagagaaggagaacaagaagaagagaaataaaaaaaggccgaaattatattaaatagtaatgGTATTATGAACTTTTCACACTTTTTCTCCTTGCGTGACAAGATGACCCATCGCGATAAGGGtatttttgtcataaaaatataaattggtCATCAACGCAATTAAAATTATGCGGTGACCAGCGACGCATTTAAGgcatttttagggtcatttgctcaaatttcccgtttgaaatttgttttttatttttattttatcatacgaaatatataaaattattttaatagacataatattttattttgtctattttattttattatttataatgatatttt
This genomic window contains:
- the LOC124944461 gene encoding protein NRT1/ PTR FAMILY 1.2-like — its product is MENNMHEEKTEVREALLLDQGSKKGGFRTIPFIIANETFEKVASYGLSSNMITYLMNEYHLEMISSSNILYLWSAATNLFPVIGAYFSDSLVGRYRMIAYGCIFSFLGTVILWLTTMIPQARPTPCVDSSNNSCISPTIFQLMFLCSSFLLMSIGAGGIRSASMAFGADQLQDDAQNLNRTGAMETYINWYNATSALSVVIAMTFIVYIQDNLGWKIGFGVPFVLMFLSALSFFLASSLYVKSKPNSSLITGFIQVIVASFKKRNLPFPSIEKDLLYHHDMNSILAVPSEKIRFLNKSCMIEDPNEDLSPNGSASNPWTLCTVDQVEALKKLIMLIPLWSTGIILSVNFSQPSFPVLQAGSMDRRITQNFQIPAASFSIFMIISMVAWILLYDRVLIPVASYILGRPARLTPITRMGLGIFISFLSMVVAAYVESVRRSLAIQEGLVDNPKGMVPMSAFWLLPHSVLMGVGEALNMLAQMELYMCELPRGMTSIAANLSTISMGLGGVLASLIMTSIDGITKGGGNESWISSNINKGHYDYFYWVLAGLSLINVFYFMVCSRHYYASIRMN